A genomic window from Cryobacterium sp. SO2 includes:
- a CDS encoding RNA polymerase-binding protein RbpA — MADRSLRGMRLGSQSLQSEEGVTFSPRVSHTYLCATCERETVMIFSAEAEAPDEWECRFCSQTATRLVDSKPVVVDHSDEKIARTHWDMLLERRTRAELEELLEERLTVLRQRRGQKVGA; from the coding sequence ATGGCAGATCGTAGTTTACGTGGCATGAGGTTGGGTTCACAGAGCCTGCAAAGCGAAGAGGGCGTGACCTTTTCCCCACGCGTCAGTCACACGTACTTGTGTGCAACGTGCGAACGCGAGACGGTGATGATTTTCTCCGCCGAAGCAGAGGCACCGGACGAATGGGAGTGCCGTTTCTGCTCCCAGACCGCGACCCGGTTGGTTGACTCGAAGCCGGTCGTCGTCGACCACTCCGACGAGAAGATCGCCCGCACCCACTGGGACATGCTCTTGGAGCGTCGCACCAGGGCCGAACTCGAAGAACTGCTGGAGGAACGTTTGACGGTCCTGCGGCAGCGTCGCGGCCAGAAGGTCGGCGCATAG
- a CDS encoding glycerophosphodiester phosphodiesterase family protein, translated as MSADRASFLAPVGPRILAHRGLSLEAPENTLLAFLAALAAGATHLETDVHATSDGVAVISHDPTLPGTGAPVNRMTMAQLGRIDLGWGQSYCSLAEALAAFPEARFNIDVKSADAVLPTARAIRTAAAGRRVLLTSFSESRRRRTVRAVPGAVSSASAQGVVFMLAAVALRQRWALPRLLRGISAIQVPEHAGLLRIVTPRVIRQMHAIGVEVHVWTVNDPDAMRRLLSWGWTGS; from the coding sequence GTGAGCGCTGACCGGGCCTCATTCCTGGCCCCGGTGGGGCCGCGTATCCTCGCGCACCGGGGCCTGAGCCTCGAGGCCCCGGAGAACACCCTGCTCGCGTTCCTGGCCGCACTGGCCGCCGGAGCGACACATCTGGAAACCGATGTGCATGCCACGAGCGACGGTGTGGCGGTGATCAGCCACGATCCCACCCTGCCCGGCACCGGAGCCCCGGTGAATCGGATGACCATGGCGCAGCTCGGCCGGATCGACCTGGGCTGGGGGCAGTCGTACTGTTCCCTCGCCGAGGCGCTGGCCGCGTTCCCCGAGGCGCGCTTCAACATCGACGTGAAGTCCGCCGATGCCGTCCTGCCGACGGCGCGGGCCATCCGCACGGCGGCAGCCGGCCGCAGGGTGCTGCTCACCTCCTTCTCCGAGAGCAGGCGGCGACGAACCGTCAGGGCGGTTCCCGGCGCGGTGAGCTCGGCCTCCGCCCAGGGCGTGGTCTTCATGCTGGCGGCCGTCGCCCTGCGTCAGCGGTGGGCGCTCCCCCGGCTGTTGCGCGGGATCAGCGCGATCCAGGTGCCGGAGCATGCCGGTCTGCTGCGGATCGTGACGCCTCGGGTCATCCGGCAGATGCACGCCATCGGCGTGGAGGTGCACGTGTGGACGGTCAACGATCCGGACGCGATGCGCCGGCTGCTCTCCTGGGGGTGGACGGGCTCGTGA
- a CDS encoding SPFH domain-containing protein — translation MPSPDQIIVQLFVLLLIVVVLVFVVVVLVRTIRIIPQASAGVVERLGKYHKTLMPGLNILVPFIDRVRPLIDMREQVVSFPPQPVITEDNLVVSIDTVVYFQVTDARAATYEIANYLGAVEQLTTTTLRNVVGGLNLEEALTSRDNINGQLRIVLDEATGKWGIRVGRVELKAIDPPHSIQDSMEKQMRAERDRRALILTAEGTKQSAILTAEGARQAAILQAEGQAKAAVLRAQGEAEAITTVFKAIHDGDPDPKLLAYQYLQTLPKLAEGSANKLWIVPSELTEAMKGIGRAFGPTPVADPGGAAATPEPGRER, via the coding sequence GTGCCCAGCCCAGACCAGATCATCGTCCAGCTCTTCGTCCTACTCCTCATCGTTGTTGTCCTGGTCTTCGTAGTGGTGGTGCTCGTGCGCACCATCCGCATCATCCCGCAGGCCAGCGCCGGCGTGGTCGAACGCCTCGGCAAGTACCACAAGACGCTGATGCCGGGACTGAACATCCTGGTGCCCTTCATCGACAGGGTGCGCCCGCTCATCGACATGCGCGAGCAGGTGGTCTCCTTTCCCCCGCAGCCCGTCATCACCGAAGACAACCTGGTCGTGTCCATCGACACCGTCGTCTACTTCCAGGTGACGGATGCGCGCGCGGCCACCTACGAAATCGCCAACTACCTGGGTGCGGTCGAGCAGCTCACCACCACCACCCTGCGCAATGTGGTGGGCGGGCTCAACCTCGAAGAGGCCCTGACCAGCCGGGACAACATCAACGGGCAGCTGAGGATCGTGCTGGACGAGGCCACCGGAAAATGGGGCATCAGGGTGGGCCGGGTGGAATTGAAGGCGATCGACCCGCCGCACTCCATCCAGGACTCGATGGAGAAGCAGATGCGCGCCGAACGTGACCGCCGGGCCTTGATCCTCACGGCCGAGGGCACCAAGCAATCCGCGATCCTCACGGCGGAGGGCGCACGGCAGGCCGCGATCCTGCAGGCCGAAGGCCAGGCCAAGGCGGCTGTGCTGCGAGCCCAGGGCGAGGCAGAGGCCATCACCACGGTGTTCAAGGCGATTCACGACGGCGACCCCGATCCGAAACTGCTCGCCTACCAGTACCTGCAGACCCTGCCCAAACTCGCCGAGGGCAGCGCCAACAAGCTCTGGATCGTGCCCAGCGAACTCACCGAGGCCATGAAGGGCATCGGCAGGGCCTTCGGCCCCACTCCCGTCGCGGACCCCGGCGGGGCCGCTGCAACGCCGGAGCCTGGACGTGAGCGCTGA
- a CDS encoding DEAD/DEAH box helicase has product MTDIQSPADRYTAARLRAQTPRLEAFRRAQRFDLDAFQLAAGASLEAGNSVLVAAPTGAGKTVVAEFAIYLAMQQPTAKVFYTAPMKALSNQKFQELVAEYGADQVGLLTGDTNVNAGARIVVMTTEVLRNMLYADSDLLANLAFVIMDEVHYLADRFRGAVWEEVIIHLPQSVRMVSLSATVSNAEEFGDWLQAVRGDTDVIVSEERPVPLDQHVLVKSKMLDLFDSSGLAATHRVNPELVRLAQSGGRPVLDRSGGGRRGSNQSRYHQQRAQADSGRMDRAEIVRMLEGKHLLPAIFFIFSRVGCDQAVRQVLRAGVRLTDTAERDEIRQIVDERCRTLLDEDLAVLGYWEWLDGLERGVAAHHAGMLPAFKEVVEELFQKKLVKAVFATETLALGINMPARTVVLDKLEKFNGEARVPITPGEYTQLTGRAGRRGIDVEGHAVIQWQQGLDPQAVASLASRRTYPLNSSFKPTYNMAVNLIDQFGREHTREVLESSFAQFQADRAVVDLARRVRQQQSSLDGYATSMACHLGDFTEYSGIRRRLSDLERENAAADTNARGRDRRQKELAALRKRMRAHPCHSCPDREAHARWAQRWWKLTRETEALTSQITARTGAVARVFDRVTDVLLGFGYLVPGEGRAVSLSESGRILRRIYADRDLLVAESLRRGLWNSLDAPSLAAMACALVFEPRRDEGLTDERFLPKGPFRPALDATQTLWSQLDDLERDHKLPGSNPLAGGLSLAMWKWARGDSLGLVLEEAEMAAGDFVRWTKQTIDLLDQLSLVADGPVGRTARVAMDSIRRGIVAYSSVA; this is encoded by the coding sequence ATGACAGACATTCAGTCGCCGGCGGACCGGTACACGGCAGCACGCCTGCGCGCCCAAACGCCCAGGCTCGAGGCCTTCAGGCGCGCCCAGCGTTTCGACCTGGATGCCTTCCAGCTCGCGGCCGGCGCCTCCCTCGAAGCCGGAAACAGTGTCCTGGTCGCCGCGCCGACCGGTGCAGGCAAGACCGTGGTCGCCGAATTCGCCATCTACCTGGCCATGCAGCAGCCCACGGCGAAGGTCTTCTACACGGCGCCGATGAAGGCGCTCAGCAACCAGAAGTTCCAAGAGCTCGTCGCAGAGTACGGCGCAGACCAGGTCGGGCTGCTCACGGGGGACACCAACGTCAATGCGGGCGCCCGGATCGTCGTGATGACCACAGAGGTCCTCCGCAACATGCTCTATGCGGATTCCGACCTGCTGGCGAACCTCGCGTTCGTCATCATGGACGAGGTGCATTACCTGGCCGACCGGTTCCGGGGCGCCGTCTGGGAAGAGGTCATCATCCACCTGCCGCAGTCGGTGCGGATGGTGTCGTTGAGCGCGACGGTGTCCAACGCCGAGGAGTTCGGCGACTGGTTGCAGGCCGTCAGGGGCGACACCGACGTGATCGTCTCCGAGGAACGCCCCGTCCCGCTCGACCAGCACGTGCTCGTGAAAAGCAAGATGCTGGACCTCTTCGATTCCTCCGGCCTGGCCGCGACCCACCGGGTCAACCCCGAACTGGTCAGACTCGCCCAGTCCGGCGGCCGGCCGGTCCTGGACAGGTCCGGCGGCGGCCGTCGCGGCTCGAACCAGAGCCGATACCACCAGCAGCGCGCCCAGGCCGACTCCGGCCGCATGGACCGTGCCGAGATCGTGCGGATGCTGGAGGGCAAGCACCTGCTGCCCGCCATCTTCTTCATCTTCAGCCGCGTCGGCTGCGACCAGGCCGTGCGCCAAGTCCTCCGTGCCGGGGTGCGTCTGACCGACACCGCCGAACGCGATGAGATCCGCCAGATCGTCGACGAACGCTGCCGCACCCTGCTCGACGAGGACCTCGCCGTGCTCGGCTACTGGGAGTGGCTGGACGGTCTTGAGCGTGGCGTCGCCGCCCACCACGCCGGAATGCTGCCCGCGTTCAAGGAGGTGGTTGAAGAGCTTTTCCAGAAGAAGCTGGTCAAGGCGGTATTCGCCACCGAAACCCTCGCGCTGGGCATCAATATGCCCGCGCGCACCGTCGTGCTCGACAAGCTCGAGAAATTCAACGGTGAAGCGCGGGTGCCGATCACGCCGGGGGAGTACACCCAGCTCACCGGCCGCGCCGGTCGTCGAGGCATCGACGTGGAGGGCCACGCCGTCATCCAGTGGCAGCAGGGCCTCGACCCGCAGGCCGTCGCCTCCCTGGCGTCCCGACGCACCTACCCGCTCAACTCGAGCTTCAAGCCCACCTACAACATGGCCGTCAACCTGATCGACCAGTTCGGCCGCGAACACACCCGCGAGGTCCTCGAGTCCTCGTTCGCCCAGTTCCAGGCCGACCGGGCCGTCGTCGACCTGGCCCGCCGGGTGCGTCAGCAGCAGAGTTCCCTCGACGGCTACGCCACCTCGATGGCCTGCCACCTCGGCGATTTCACCGAGTACTCCGGCATCCGCCGACGCCTGAGCGATCTCGAACGGGAGAACGCCGCCGCGGATACGAACGCGCGCGGTCGCGACCGCCGGCAGAAGGAACTCGCCGCGCTGCGCAAGCGGATGCGCGCGCACCCCTGCCACAGCTGCCCCGACCGCGAAGCGCACGCCCGCTGGGCCCAGCGCTGGTGGAAGCTCACCCGCGAGACCGAGGCGCTGACCAGTCAGATCACCGCCAGGACCGGTGCCGTGGCCCGGGTGTTCGACAGGGTCACCGACGTGCTCCTCGGCTTCGGCTATCTGGTTCCCGGAGAGGGCAGGGCGGTCAGTCTGAGCGAGAGCGGCCGCATCCTGCGTCGCATCTACGCCGACCGCGACCTTCTCGTGGCGGAGTCCCTGCGCCGTGGCCTGTGGAACTCGCTCGACGCGCCCAGCCTGGCCGCGATGGCGTGCGCGCTGGTCTTCGAGCCGCGCCGGGACGAGGGCCTCACCGACGAGAGATTCCTGCCCAAGGGCCCGTTCCGTCCGGCACTGGATGCCACCCAGACGCTCTGGAGCCAATTGGACGACCTGGAACGCGACCACAAACTGCCCGGCAGCAACCCCCTGGCCGGCGGGCTCAGCCTGGCCATGTGGAAATGGGCCAGGGGAGACTCCCTGGGTCTAGTGCTGGAGGAGGCCGAGATGGCCGCCGGTGACTTCGTGCGCTGGACCAAACAGACCATCGACCTGCTCGACCAGCTCTCGCTCGTGGCGGACGGCCCCGTCGGCCGCACGGCCAGGGTCGCCATGGACTCCATCCGTCGCGGCATCGTCGCGTATTCCTCGGTCGCATAG
- the lnt gene encoding apolipoprotein N-acyltransferase, whose translation MTTPRVPSTGLPLWAAVLLAAGAGAVLDGGFPDRSWWILAPVGVVLMLVALLGRGPWTGLVVGLVAGLSFWLIHISWLTLYLGPVPWLALAGLEAIFFAVGLALTAVVLNVGPRVWPTAAGRVGVLPVIVAGLWTAREAISAVWPYGGFAWGRIALSQSESPFSGLVAWVGMSGLSFVIVWLSALVLQLCREDGLRIGARSAIAVAAVATLLAFPAWPTVQSGTSRIAAVQGASDAGLFAQNAPGQILSDHVSATLPLAGEPVDFVVWPENGIDVDPLRSADSARVADYISTVMDAPLIAGTITERDGKYYNTSLLWKAGEGAVDLYDKVHPVPFAEYMPDRAFWRPFAPELIDLVSRDYEIGTRDNVFDINGIVAGIAICFDIADDQLVHEMIDDKAQIILAQTNNADFGHTDESVQQLAIARLRAIEAGRTVVNISTVGTSAIITPDGKTLDSLPTWEAGAMVQTVPLSTTDTPAMSAGRPLEWFVSGLGLAGLLFCLVAGRSLRRSAAGVRLAVAHPVTDRAKIRKRRRG comes from the coding sequence GTGACGACACCCAGAGTGCCCAGCACCGGCCTGCCCCTGTGGGCGGCCGTTCTCCTGGCCGCAGGCGCCGGAGCCGTCCTGGACGGCGGATTCCCCGACCGGTCCTGGTGGATCCTCGCACCGGTCGGCGTCGTGCTGATGCTGGTGGCCCTGCTCGGCCGGGGACCCTGGACCGGCCTGGTGGTCGGTCTGGTCGCCGGACTGTCCTTCTGGCTCATCCACATCAGCTGGCTCACGCTCTACCTCGGCCCCGTGCCCTGGCTGGCCCTGGCCGGCCTCGAGGCGATCTTCTTCGCCGTCGGACTGGCGCTCACAGCCGTCGTCCTCAACGTCGGACCGCGGGTCTGGCCCACCGCGGCCGGCCGCGTGGGGGTTCTTCCGGTGATCGTCGCCGGGCTGTGGACGGCCCGCGAAGCGATCTCCGCGGTGTGGCCCTACGGTGGATTCGCCTGGGGCCGGATAGCACTCTCCCAGTCGGAGAGCCCGTTCAGCGGTCTGGTCGCGTGGGTGGGCATGTCCGGTCTGAGCTTCGTGATCGTGTGGCTCAGCGCACTCGTGCTTCAGCTCTGCCGCGAAGACGGTCTGCGCATCGGTGCCCGCTCGGCGATCGCGGTGGCGGCCGTCGCCACACTCCTGGCCTTCCCGGCCTGGCCGACGGTGCAGAGCGGCACCTCCCGGATCGCCGCCGTGCAGGGCGCCTCTGACGCCGGCCTGTTCGCCCAGAATGCCCCGGGTCAGATCCTGTCGGACCACGTGTCCGCCACCCTGCCGTTGGCGGGGGAGCCGGTGGACTTCGTGGTCTGGCCGGAGAACGGCATCGACGTCGACCCGCTCCGCTCCGCCGACTCCGCGAGAGTGGCCGACTACATCAGCACGGTCATGGATGCGCCGCTCATCGCCGGCACCATCACAGAGCGCGACGGCAAGTATTACAACACGTCGCTGCTCTGGAAGGCGGGGGAGGGCGCCGTGGACCTGTACGACAAGGTGCACCCGGTTCCCTTCGCCGAGTACATGCCGGACCGTGCGTTCTGGCGGCCGTTCGCACCGGAGCTGATCGATCTCGTCTCCCGGGACTATGAAATCGGCACCAGGGACAACGTCTTTGACATCAACGGGATCGTCGCGGGCATCGCGATCTGCTTCGACATCGCCGACGACCAGCTGGTGCACGAGATGATCGACGACAAAGCGCAGATCATCCTGGCCCAGACCAACAACGCCGACTTCGGGCACACCGACGAATCGGTCCAGCAGCTGGCCATCGCCCGCCTGCGCGCCATCGAGGCCGGCCGCACCGTGGTCAACATCTCCACGGTGGGCACCAGCGCCATCATCACCCCGGACGGCAAGACGCTCGACAGCCTGCCCACCTGGGAGGCCGGTGCCATGGTGCAGACCGTTCCGCTGAGCACCACCGATACCCCGGCCATGTCGGCCGGACGCCCCCTGGAGTGGTTCGTCTCCGGTCTTGGCCTGGCCGGCCTGCTCTTCTGCTTGGTGGCAGGTCGGTCACTGCGTCGCTCCGCCGCCGGCGTCAGGCTCGCCGTGGCCCACCCCGTCACCGACCGGGCGAAGATACGCAAACGGCGCCGGGGTTAG